The region ACTTGAACGGGCGCGCCTAACGGGAGTTGTGCGTCATCCACAGGAAGGTAGCTTGTCGCGGGCACCATCAGGCGGTGATCCGACAGATCCGCCGATCCTGATAGGTTCCAATAGCCATGAAAGGCGGGATTGAAATAGGTCGGTTGATCCGCCGCGCCGGTCATCTCGATCTCTAGATGTCCCGCATTATCAATCGTGTATGTAACTGACGCGTTAATATTTCCGGGAATCCCGCCCAACCCGTCGGGGTGGTGCAGCTCAAGCCGGCAGCCCGTGGGGGTGACATTAGTAAAGCGCCAGTTCCGGCCGGAATACCCCGCGACGCCGCTGTGCAGCGTGGTCCGCCCTGCTTCGTTTTGATCAAGCTGATGCCGGATGCCCCCAATCTCCATCTCTGCACCCGCGATGCGATTGGCGACCGGGCCGACCACCGCGCCAAAGTACTGCATGCTGCCAAGGTAGGCAGCCACGTCGCGCCCGCCCAGTAGCAGCGAATGCGATTCCCCCATGACGCGAAGCTCTTGAATCGTTGCCCCCCAAGACAAAACGGAAATCGACGTACCGCCGTTGCTGATCTGATGCCGGACGATCTTTTCACCCTCTGGCGTTGTGCCGAAAATCGTTGAATCGGCTTTATTTTTCTTGCTCTGCGCCGGCGTCATCGAATGGTCCCTTTCGTCTATTCAACTGCTCAAACGAACATCTAATTAGCCTAAATGCCTAAGTATTTAACCGAGATCGCCCCAATTATGACAAGTTTCGCCATCAGATAGAAAGCAACAGAAACAGCCATACCGAGCTGTTACGGACAAGTAGTAAGGCAAACAAATGAAAATTCTTGCGGTAGATGACGACCCAATCATCCTAGAGCTTTTGTCGCATTTCATTGAAGGCATGACAGACCATACACTGGTCACTGCCGAATGCGCTGCCGATGCACTTGAGGCGATCAAGGACAACGCCCGCGCCCCGTTCGACAGCTTCCTTCTGGATATTCAGATGCCGGTCACCGACGGTATCCAGCTGGCCAGCCAGATCCGTGCGATGAAGCAATATATGGATGCGCCGATCCTGATGCTGACCGCGATGTCCGAAAAATCCTATATCGACGCCGCCTTCTCTGCCGGTGCGACCGACTATGTGA is a window of Sulfitobacter pontiacus DNA encoding:
- a CDS encoding aldose epimerase family protein, whose amino-acid sequence is MTPAQSKKNKADSTIFGTTPEGEKIVRHQISNGGTSISVLSWGATIQELRVMGESHSLLLGGRDVAAYLGSMQYFGAVVGPVANRIAGAEMEIGGIRHQLDQNEAGRTTLHSGVAGYSGRNWRFTNVTPTGCRLELHHPDGLGGIPGNINASVTYTIDNAGHLEIEMTGAADQPTYFNPAFHGYWNLSGSADLSDHRLMVPATSYLPVDDAQLPLGAPVQVAGGEFDYRQARAIGPVLDHNFCLSQGGDQMVLACRLSTQRLQLDVLTDQPGVQLYNGAHIDTGADLGVDGGSYGPHAGLAIEPQFWPDTPHHPEYPDCLLLPEKPVRYRSRFELRCI